From the genome of Leptolyngbya sp. FACHB-261, one region includes:
- a CDS encoding antibiotic biosynthesis monooxygenase yields the protein MLTVTKDNSISAEIDIFPTEPQQQQSLIDGLINYIQTVFKQQPGFVAAAIHRSRDGMRVVNYVQWASPSDYEAYVNNAEIPSLSNQLSTFPASNSRLYEILVSEPTNSKMQISTDIKGLINFGIFKLRNPKDQPRFLKATQEAVDLVAGQAGLVTTHFHRSLDGAMVVNYGLWSNHKDYVAMNENPPFAGPLLEMLRLADNEFQMSLYEVVFTETST from the coding sequence ATGCTAACAGTTACCAAGGACAATTCCATATCAGCAGAAATTGATATATTCCCCACTGAGCCACAGCAACAGCAATCGTTGATCGATGGCTTAATAAACTATATTCAAACAGTGTTTAAGCAGCAGCCTGGATTTGTTGCAGCTGCCATTCATCGCAGCCGAGATGGAATGCGGGTTGTGAACTATGTGCAGTGGGCAAGCCCAAGTGATTACGAAGCCTATGTCAATAATGCTGAAATCCCGTCACTTTCCAACCAGCTTTCTACTTTTCCGGCATCCAATTCTCGCCTCTACGAGATTTTGGTCAGTGAGCCTACCAACAGTAAAATGCAGATCTCCACAGACATAAAAGGGCTAATCAACTTCGGTATTTTTAAGCTGAGAAATCCGAAGGATCAACCGCGTTTTCTAAAGGCAACTCAGGAAGCAGTGGATTTAGTGGCTGGACAAGCCGGGCTAGTTACAACTCATTTCCACCGCAGCCTTGATGGTGCAATGGTAGTGAATTACGGGCTGTGGAGTAATCATAAAGATTATGTTGCAATGAACGAAAACCCTCCCTTTGCTGGCCCTCTGCTAGAAATGCTACGGCTAGCTGACAACGAGTTTCAAATGTCTTTGTACGAAGTAGTCTTCACTGAGACTTCTACTTAG